CTCATGGGGCATCGATCACAGTCCCGGCCCAATCTGCGCTGTACACATCAAAGCTCAGTTGCCCGACTTCATAGCAACCGGCGCCTTTGCCGTTGTCTAGTAAACAAAGCATGACGACGGCGCATCTGCCGGCGGTGAGAGGTTTGTCCGGGAGGAGCGGGAATTAGTCCTCTTGGAGAAATATTCCCAAAACAGTCTAGCTGCGGCTAGTCGGTAAGCTGGCCAATGGAATCGGTGCACACAATTGTTCCATCTTGCCCTGAGCCCTGCCGTGCACTACTCTCAAGCGAAAAAAAGAACGTCGAACGCGGGAGACTTTCGATAACACGACCGAAGCACAATCGACAACAACCCCATCGACCTTGCGCTCCGCTCACCATGAAGTGTCAGTTGAATGCCGTCTCATCTCGAGTTCTCAATTATTTGAATATCAGTTCATACTGACAGGATGGTGAAATAGTCATGAAAGTGGGCCGTGTGGCCATCATCACCCGTGGCCGTTACGCCGGTAAGAAGGTACGACAAagccttttcttttcctacGTGTTCTAGCGAAAATTTGGATGAGGGTGGAGGGTCTGGTTCGACACTTTTCGATGGTCGACGTTGAGAGGAAGAATGAGAGAGACGTTCTGGACGAAttggggaagagagagatcgGTTTGGGGCGGGATCATTTGGATATTGAGAAGGATGTGCTGACAAGGGACCTTTTCGCGAAATCACAGGTCGTCATTGTCCAGCCTAACGACACTGGCTCCAAGGCGCACCCCTTCCCCTACGCCATCGTCGCCGGTATCGAGCGCTACCCCCTCAAGGTCACCCGCCGcatgggcaagaagatggtCGAGAAGCGCAGCCGCATCAAGCCTTTCATCAAGATTGTCAACTACAACCACTTGATGCCCACCCGTTACACTCTTGAGCTTGAGGGCCTCAAGGGTGCCATCAGCCAGGAGACCTTCAAGGAAGTCTCCACACGCGAGGACGCCAAGAAAACCGTCAAGAAAGCCCTCGAGGACAGATACACCAGCGGCAAGAACAGATGGTTCTTTACTCCTCTGCGTACGTGCAATCTTTGCCTATTTTTACCTTGCTGTGAGAGGGTTTTGTGCTAATTGTCATCTCTTCACAGGTTTCTAAACGGGGTATTTGGGGCGTTTTGTCGTTTGAGCGCGCAAGGTTCTAGATGAGGCAAACGgagggaagaaaaaaagggcaTCGAGTACATTCAGTTCATGAGCATGGCATTAAATGGAATAAGTATACCATAGCTGGATGCGGAACTTGGAATGTATCGATGCACAGGTCCAAGACTTGGCCATGTTTCTTTTATGAGGGCGGCCATCCAGAACTGGCGCCCATCCTGAAATGAAAATATGAACAAATTCAATTCTCTTCTGTTGTCTCGATGTCTCGATTCTTGAGTGCTCGATTCATAACACAGGTTCATTAACAATATCCTAATTGCTTACCGCTGCGAATCAAGACAATTAGACACTCGACTCGGCCTCATGTGTCAGCAGTGGTCCTTCCGGCTTTGCACATTCCGAACTCCCGCGCCAGACCCTGACGATCTATCAGCCTAGATATTGATCGAAGTTTCGTTGACCTATGTTCAATCAAGCCCTCGACCATCCTTGTGATTTCAACACCTCAGCAAATTGATTTCAGTATTAGTTGCCACGCCTTGGAAACACAGTAGAGACAAGCCTCAAGATCCGAGGATACAGCTATCCTTGCCGCTTAGTAACAGTAGGTGCATACCGTTCGAAAGACA
The DNA window shown above is from Aspergillus fumigatus Af293 chromosome 1, whole genome shotgun sequence and carries:
- a CDS encoding 60S ribosomal eL27 domain-containing protein; the protein is MESVHTIVPSCPEPCRALLSSEKKNVERGRLSITRPKHNRQQPHRPCAPLTMKFMKVGRVAIITRGRYAGKKVVIVQPNDTGSKAHPFPYAIVAGIERYPLKVTRRMGKKMVEKRSRIKPFIKIVNYNHLMPTRYTLELEGLKGAISQETFKEVSTREDAKKTVKKALEDRYTSGKNRWFFTPLRF